From Actinomyces sp. oral taxon 171 str. F0337, one genomic window encodes:
- the rsfS gene encoding ribosome silencing factor, which yields MSATEHATSLTIAAARAAADKKAEHLAAIDVSERLGLTDVFLLASGANDRHVHAIVDAVDEAMHHAGAKRRTREGFADAHWVLVDYGDVVVHVLQDEDREFYSLERLWKDCPAIELPVDLTRENSRDGAAVGGREDAAS from the coding sequence GTGTCCGCCACCGAACACGCCACGAGCCTGACCATCGCTGCCGCTCGTGCGGCGGCCGATAAGAAGGCCGAGCACCTCGCCGCCATCGACGTCTCCGAGCGGCTGGGGCTCACTGATGTCTTCCTGCTGGCCTCCGGGGCGAACGACCGTCACGTCCACGCCATCGTCGATGCGGTGGATGAGGCCATGCACCACGCCGGAGCCAAGCGCCGTACCCGGGAGGGCTTCGCCGACGCCCACTGGGTCCTGGTGGACTACGGCGACGTCGTCGTCCATGTCCTGCAGGACGAGGACCGGGAGTTCTACTCGCTCGAACGACTGTGGAAGGACTGCCCGGCTATCGAGCTGCCGGTGGACCTGACGCGCGAGAACAGTCGAGATGGTGCTGCGGTCGGCGGTCGGGAGGACGCTGCGTCATGA
- the nadD gene encoding nicotinate-nucleotide adenylyltransferase, translating to MTLSARPLRIGIMGGTFDPIHHGHLVAASEVQNVFALDEVIFVPTWAQPFKKERKVSPAEHRYLMTVIATASNPRFTVSRVDIDRGGTTYTIDTLHDIAAEYPGAELYFITGADALAQILTWKDSEEIFDLAHLVGVTRPGHVLSDSGVPRDRISLVEVPAMAISSTDCRQRVGEGAPVWYLVPDGVVQYIRKYGLYRMALRPASATSMTARVAREQSLRKENDGEH from the coding sequence GTGACCCTGTCTGCTCGTCCGCTTCGCATCGGCATCATGGGGGGAACCTTTGACCCGATCCACCATGGACACCTGGTCGCGGCCAGCGAGGTTCAGAACGTCTTCGCTCTCGACGAGGTCATCTTCGTGCCCACCTGGGCCCAGCCCTTCAAGAAGGAGCGCAAGGTCTCCCCGGCCGAGCACCGTTACCTCATGACGGTGATCGCCACGGCCTCCAACCCGAGATTCACAGTCTCCCGGGTCGATATCGACCGGGGTGGTACGACCTACACGATCGACACCCTTCATGACATCGCGGCTGAGTACCCGGGCGCGGAACTGTACTTCATCACCGGGGCGGACGCGTTGGCGCAGATTCTCACCTGGAAGGACAGTGAGGAGATCTTCGACCTGGCTCATCTGGTGGGGGTGACGCGTCCCGGGCACGTTCTCAGTGACTCCGGGGTCCCCCGTGACCGGATCTCGCTGGTGGAGGTGCCGGCCATGGCGATCTCGTCGACGGACTGCCGTCAGCGAGTCGGGGAAGGGGCCCCGGTGTGGTACCTGGTTCCTGACGGTGTCGTGCAGTACATACGCAAGTACGGGCTTTATCGTATGGCCTTGCGGCCGGCGTCGGCGACGTCGATGACGGCGAGAGTGGCCCGCGAGCAGTCCCTGAGGAAGGAGAACGACGGTGAGCACTGA
- a CDS encoding ROK family protein codes for MVGGSVISSLERPVPKECRSNNAHRLAQEIGSAIEALCTGVADDPSGEASGAAALVVGVCVPGVVDEDEGRVRRSETLGLQDVPLASLVRQSLSSWVTGPSGLSGGLEVMLYQDAGCGAWAESQWGAAGRDCLYLAVGERISSAVLLGGALVLGEGWAGQVGRILVPDPDWSGERARLEDVASVGAMVRRRTAGMVDDSAGFLDSGDSFSGAVAATSRSRDDASHEPSTQCASGLKALLGAMRSGDREARRVWDTGLDSLAELVAHGVGLLGPLDIVVNSELMRADEVVFLEPLRRRVADLVGDLPAPRLVAARLGVSAPALGAAGRALADWK; via the coding sequence ATGGTGGGGGGGAGCGTCATCTCCTCCCTGGAACGCCCAGTGCCCAAGGAGTGTCGTTCCAACAACGCTCACCGACTGGCCCAGGAGATCGGCAGCGCGATCGAAGCCTTGTGCACGGGCGTCGCCGACGACCCCAGCGGTGAGGCGTCCGGGGCGGCGGCCCTCGTCGTCGGGGTCTGTGTGCCGGGCGTCGTCGACGAGGACGAGGGGCGCGTCCGTCGCAGTGAGACCCTTGGGTTGCAGGACGTCCCGTTGGCGAGTCTTGTGAGGCAGTCGCTGTCGTCGTGGGTCACTGGGCCGTCCGGGCTCTCCGGAGGCCTTGAGGTGATGCTCTATCAGGACGCTGGTTGCGGCGCCTGGGCTGAGAGCCAGTGGGGCGCGGCCGGGAGGGACTGCCTCTATCTGGCGGTTGGCGAGCGGATCTCCTCCGCCGTCCTGCTGGGCGGTGCCCTGGTGCTGGGTGAGGGCTGGGCCGGTCAGGTCGGTCGGATCCTGGTTCCCGATCCGGACTGGAGCGGGGAGAGGGCCCGCCTGGAGGATGTCGCCTCCGTCGGCGCGATGGTGAGGCGACGCACCGCCGGCATGGTTGATGACTCCGCAGGCTTCCTTGACTCCGGTGACTCCTTCTCCGGCGCTGTCGCGGCGACCTCTCGCAGCCGCGATGATGCTTCCCACGAGCCGTCCACTCAGTGCGCCTCGGGTCTGAAGGCTCTCCTCGGCGCGATGCGTTCGGGGGACCGGGAGGCGCGTCGCGTCTGGGACACCGGTCTGGACTCTCTGGCGGAGCTCGTCGCTCACGGTGTCGGTCTGCTCGGCCCTCTCGACATCGTCGTCAACTCCGAGCTGATGCGGGCCGATGAGGTTGTCTTCCTTGAGCCTCTGCGACGCCGGGTGGCTGACCTCGTGGGCGACCTGCCAGCACCGCGGCTGGTGGCGGCCCGGCTCGGGGTGTCGGCGCCGGCATTGGGAGCAGCAGGACGCGCACTCGCCGACTGGAAGTAG
- a CDS encoding glycosyltransferase family protein has translation MTTVPLRVALYSHDAKGLGHLRRNLALAHHLARALPGLTGHDVTGLVITGLAPGQDYRLPDGFDWLVLPGVKKSGGTYLPQRLRITREDLSLIRGALLSGVLSTFAPDLLIIDRHPYGVHQELREPLTHLRRAHPAARVVLGLREVLDTPATVQREWDELGDTDTLRRLIDEVWVYGDAAVHDLSATGEAPTALEERMRYTGYLAHGRDIAETRDGSEASTALAGNALDPEPFILTTAGGGSDGITLLRAAAKARVPDGYRHVVVTGPQLDAALFHQVAQAAGPRTVVRRSWPGMSRHIQQAAAVISMAGYNTVSEILASDTPALLVPRETPRLEQFIRATALKEAGAVDLLRVTDLSAAALENRLTELLRDQDTARNHLMGRRRLRLDGLATVPVLAAELIGDRSDGPTTRLSHLNSHDASLTRMEIPA, from the coding sequence ATGACGACCGTTCCCCTACGTGTGGCCCTCTACAGCCACGACGCCAAGGGGTTGGGCCACCTTCGCCGCAACCTCGCTCTGGCCCATCACCTGGCCCGGGCACTGCCGGGGCTCACCGGTCATGACGTCACTGGTTTGGTCATCACCGGCCTGGCTCCGGGGCAGGACTACCGCCTTCCTGACGGTTTCGACTGGTTGGTGCTGCCAGGAGTCAAGAAGTCCGGGGGCACCTACCTGCCACAGCGGCTGCGCATCACCCGTGAGGACCTGAGCCTGATCCGGGGTGCCCTGCTGTCCGGCGTCCTGAGCACCTTCGCCCCGGATCTGCTCATCATCGATCGGCATCCCTACGGGGTGCACCAGGAGCTGCGCGAGCCCCTGACGCACCTGCGCCGGGCTCACCCCGCCGCGCGTGTGGTGCTCGGCCTGCGCGAGGTCCTGGACACCCCGGCAACCGTGCAGCGGGAGTGGGATGAGCTCGGCGACACCGACACGCTACGCCGGCTCATCGACGAGGTCTGGGTCTACGGGGACGCCGCGGTCCACGACCTGAGTGCCACCGGTGAGGCCCCGACCGCACTGGAGGAGCGGATGCGCTACACCGGCTACCTCGCCCACGGTCGCGATATCGCCGAGACCAGGGACGGCTCCGAGGCCTCAACCGCGCTGGCAGGTAACGCCCTCGATCCGGAGCCCTTCATCCTGACGACCGCCGGCGGCGGCTCCGACGGCATCACCCTGCTGCGGGCCGCCGCGAAGGCACGCGTCCCTGACGGCTACCGGCATGTCGTGGTCACCGGCCCGCAGCTCGATGCCGCCCTGTTCCACCAGGTCGCTCAGGCGGCCGGTCCCCGCACCGTCGTGCGCCGGTCCTGGCCGGGAATGAGTCGCCACATCCAGCAGGCCGCGGCGGTCATCTCGATGGCCGGGTACAACACGGTCAGCGAGATCCTCGCCTCCGACACCCCGGCTCTCCTCGTCCCGCGCGAGACGCCTCGCCTTGAGCAGTTCATCCGGGCCACCGCCCTGAAGGAGGCCGGAGCCGTCGATCTCCTGAGAGTCACGGATCTGAGTGCCGCGGCGCTGGAGAACCGGCTCACCGAGCTGCTGCGTGATCAGGACACCGCCCGCAACCACCTGATGGGGCGACGTCGTCTGCGCCTGGACGGTCTGGCGACCGTCCCTGTGCTCGCCGCCGAGCTCATTGGCGACCGGAGCGACGGCCCCACCACCCGCCTCAGTCATCTCAACAGCCACGACGCCAGCCTCACCAGGATGGAGATCCCCGCATGA
- a CDS encoding DeoR/GlpR family DNA-binding transcription regulator yields the protein MSRHDRHSAILDIVMDEGSVHIDDIITRLGVSAATARRDLDHLADQQLISRTRGGAIANPTSTEPPLRYRTSKMADEKTRIAKAAAALVHPGDSVGLNGGTTTTEVAREIALLPDLTDPDVPITLVTNAVNIASEMAVRQCVRVVVTGGIARARSFELTGPLAGLILPSISVGTLFLGVEGLDERGTYAQHDGEAAVNAALVEAAQRVVIVCDSSKLGRTAFALICLTSKIDTVITDDGAPAEHVEALRHAGVQVQLV from the coding sequence ATGTCTCGGCATGATCGCCATTCGGCCATCCTCGACATCGTCATGGACGAGGGCAGCGTCCATATCGATGACATCATCACGCGGTTGGGGGTCTCGGCGGCGACCGCACGGCGAGACCTCGACCATCTGGCGGACCAGCAGCTGATCAGCCGCACCCGAGGCGGCGCCATCGCCAACCCCACCTCCACCGAGCCGCCTCTACGTTATCGCACCTCCAAGATGGCCGATGAGAAGACCCGTATCGCCAAGGCAGCAGCCGCTCTGGTGCACCCGGGTGACTCCGTCGGTCTCAACGGGGGCACCACGACCACCGAGGTGGCTCGCGAGATTGCGCTCCTGCCGGACCTGACCGATCCGGACGTGCCGATCACCCTGGTCACCAACGCCGTCAACATCGCCAGCGAGATGGCCGTGCGCCAGTGCGTGCGCGTCGTCGTCACCGGAGGGATCGCGCGAGCCCGGTCCTTCGAGCTCACCGGCCCTCTGGCCGGGCTCATCCTGCCCTCGATCAGCGTGGGCACGCTCTTCCTGGGAGTCGAGGGCCTTGACGAGAGAGGTACCTACGCCCAGCACGACGGCGAGGCCGCCGTCAACGCCGCCCTGGTCGAGGCCGCCCAGCGCGTCGTCATCGTGTGCGACAGCTCCAAGCTCGGCCGGACGGCCTTCGCCCTCATCTGCCTCACCTCCAAGATCGACACGGTTATTACCGACGACGGCGCCCCCGCCGAGCATGTCGAGGCTCTGCGTCACGCCGGAGTCCAGGTGCAGCTGGTCTAG
- a CDS encoding histidine phosphatase family protein, whose amino-acid sequence MTDLILWRHGQTDYNSQGRIQGQVDIPLNETGRDQARRAADGIAALGPTRIVSSPLARARATAEVLASLTGLSVEVDQGLAEKSFGDWEGLKAADIKKQWPEHYATWRAGGELPQFRIEGRRQTAERVGEALKTIVAGSQKGDVIVAVSHGAATNLGATYLLGMDTQQWFGLRGMSNCCYALMRTNKRPPGWSVVKWNAGPPVDSSPLGKILG is encoded by the coding sequence ATGACGGATCTCATTCTGTGGCGCCACGGCCAGACCGATTACAACAGTCAAGGGCGCATTCAGGGGCAGGTCGACATCCCTTTGAATGAGACCGGTCGTGACCAGGCGCGACGTGCCGCCGACGGTATCGCGGCGCTGGGGCCTACGCGCATCGTCTCCTCCCCGTTGGCACGGGCTCGGGCGACGGCTGAGGTGCTGGCGTCGCTGACCGGCCTGAGCGTCGAGGTCGATCAGGGACTGGCCGAGAAGTCCTTCGGAGACTGGGAGGGACTCAAGGCGGCCGACATCAAGAAGCAGTGGCCGGAGCACTACGCCACCTGGCGGGCTGGAGGAGAGCTTCCTCAGTTCAGGATCGAAGGGCGCCGTCAGACCGCCGAGAGGGTGGGGGAGGCGCTCAAGACCATCGTCGCAGGCTCTCAGAAGGGTGACGTCATCGTGGCCGTCTCCCACGGAGCGGCCACCAACCTGGGGGCCACCTATCTGCTGGGGATGGATACTCAGCAGTGGTTCGGCCTACGCGGTATGAGCAACTGCTGCTACGCGCTCATGCGGACCAACAAACGGCCTCCAGGCTGGTCGGTGGTCAAGTGGAACGCCGGGCCACCGGTGGACTCCAGTCCGTTGGGCAAGATCCTGGGCTGA